The region CGTTCGGCGCTCCATTCGTCAGATTGAAACAGCATCCACTTCCAAGACGGCCGCGTTGCGCGCCGCGTGCAACACCGCTCAGGAGATTTCACAATGATTAGAACACTTGATTTCAATGCGTTCAGCGCAGGCACCATTGTTGACGACGAATACGCAGATATGGGCGTCACGGTTTCGGCCAGCGGCGGTTCCGGTCAGGCGATGATCTTTGATAGCGCCAACCCGACGGGCGGCGACGACGATCTGGCCTCTGATACTCTGGGCGGGTTGTTGATTGTCTCCGAAGACGGCGATCAGAGCGATCCTGACGACAACGCGGGCGGCGGCAGCCTGTTCTTCGACTTTGACGACGGCGTCATGATGAAGAGCCTGACATTTAAAGACATCGAAGAGACCAGCGGTGAAGGCACCCGGATGATCTTTTACGATGCGGATGGCAATGTCATTCAAAACCAATTCGTCAGCCCGACGGGCGATGGCGGCGAGCGCACGGTACAGTTGAACGTGCAGGGCGTGTCCCGCATGGAGGTCCGTTTCGAGGGCTCCGGCGCAATCGACAACGTGACCTTCGACGACGGCAAGCCGCAGGGCGGCGGCAACGATGCGCCCGTGGCCGAAGACGACGTGCTGGAGATCGACGAAGACACCTCTGGCACCGTTGACGTGCTGGGCAATGACACAGACGCCGACGGCGACACGCTGACCATCACCATGGCAAGCTGCCCCGTCGGGGATGTTGTCATCAACGATGATGGCACGCTCACTTTCACGCCGAACGCAGATTTTAACGGTGACACCACCATCACCTACACCGTGGATGACGGCAACGGCGGCACCGATACCGGCACTGTTAACGTCACCGTTAACCCGGTGAACGACGCGCCCGTCGCAAACGACGACACGGCCAGCACCACCGGCACCGATGCGGTTGTGATCCCGGTTCTAGAAAACGACACCGACGTTGACGGCGACGTGCTGAGCGTGGCGGATGCCTCTAGCGACGATGGCACCGTGACCATCAATGACGACGGTACCATCACCTTTGAAGCCAACGACGGTTTCACCGGCGACGCGACAATCACCTACACCGTGTCCGACCCCGACGGTCTGACCGATGAGGGCACCGTGACGGTCACCGTGAGCGAGGGCGGCTCGACCCGCGACGGCTATGTTGACGGCACGGCGGGCGCAGACCTGATCGACACCGCCTATACCGGCGATCCCGATGGCGATATGATCGACAACGACGACGCGCTGCTGCCCGGTGCGGAAGGCGATGACGACTACGTTCGCGCAGGCGACGGCGACGACACCATTCTTGCGGGCGACGGCGATGACATCGTCGAAGGCGGCGCAGGTTCTGATGAAGTCTATGGTGGCGACGGTGACGATATGATCACCACCGGCAACGGCGATATCGCACCCGATCTGGGCTATCCAGAAAGCGACAGCGACAGCCTGAGCTTTGACCCCGACGCCGATCCTGAGAATGACCGCGACTATGTCGATGGCGGCGCGGGCAATGACACCATCAGCACCGGCGACGACCGCGACACCATCTATGGCGGCACCGGCGACGATGTGATCAACGCAGGCATCGACGATGACTTTGTCGACGGTGGCGACGGCGATGACCGTATCGTCGGCGGCGAAGGCAATGACAGCATCCTCGGCGGCGCTGGCAATGACACGATCTATGCCGGCAACGATCCCGATCTGGGTCTCGACGTGCTCGATATCCCCGACGATATGGACCCGTCGAACCCCTTCACCCCTGACCGTAACCCGAACAACGGGATGGACACGGTCGACGGCGGGTCAGGCGACGACGTGATCTATGGTGCCGATGACGCCGACATGCTGCGCGGTGGATCGGGCAACGATTACATCGACGGCCAGATCGACGACGACATCATCGAAGGCAACACTGGCAATGACACGCTGCTTGGTGGTCAGGGCGACGACAGCATCTCCGGCGGTCAGGGCAATGACATGCTCTATGGCGGCACTGGCGATGACACGCTGCGCGGCAACCGTGACGACGACTATCTCGAAGGCGGCGCGGGCAATGATGTGCTCGACGGTGGCGGCGAAAATGACACGCTAATGGGCGGCGAGGGCGATGACACGCTGCAAGGCGGTCAGGGCGACGACCTGCTCGACGGTGGTGCAGGGGTCGACCTGATGACCGGTGGTGCCGATCAGGATACCTTCGTCAACGTCAACGCGGGCGATGATGTCGACGGGGGCAGCGCAGGCGTGGACTATGACACGCTCGATCTGCGCGGCTCGGCTCCTGAAGGTGGTAGCTTTGACATCACCTATACATCGGACGACCGCGAAGACGGTTTCGTCGACTACTTTGATGCAGACGGCAATGACGCCGGGCGTTTGAACTTTGTCGAGATCGAGAATGTGATCCCCTGTTTCACACCTGGCACCAAGATCGCCACGCCAAAAGGCGAGGTCCGTGTCGAGGCGCTTCAGGTCGGTGACCGGGTCATCACCCGCGACAACGGCATCCAGACGATCCGCTGGGTCGGCGCGCGTGAGATGACCGGGGCCGAGTTCGAAATGGCCGCGCATCTCAAGCCGGTGCTGATCCGCAAGGGCGCGCTTGGCAACGATCTGCCCGAACGCGACATGATGGTCAGCCCCAACCACCGCGTGCTGGTCGCCAATGAGAAGACGGCGCTCTACTTTGAAGAGCGTGAAGTGCTGGTGGCGGCGAAACACCTGACCGGGATGGAGGGCATCGACGTGGTTGATGTGTCGGGCACCACCTACATCCACGTGATGTTTGACCGCCATGAGGTGATCCTCTCTGACGGCACATGGACCGAAAGCTTCCAGCCCGGTGACATGTCGCTGGCCGGTATCGGCGAGGAGCAACGTAACGAGATTCTCGAGTTGTTCCCGGAGCTTGCGACCAAAGACGGCATCGAAGGCTATGCCGCCGCCCGCCGGTCGCTGAAAAAGCACGAGGCCAGCTTGCTGGTGAAGTAAACCCGCGGGGGGCGGAAGCGATGCAGCTTAGAAACGGGGCGGGTGACCGCCCCGTTTTCTTTTGTGCGGGGGCGATTGTGTTGCGATCAGAGGTTTATCCCCGTCCTTTGGCCGATGCGTGTTATCTGTTCCCGCGGCTATTGCCGGGCCGTCAAGCCTGCGGAAGTGTCGGGAGCCAGTGCCGCCTGTCAACGGGTTTGCGCTTGCCATCTTTGCTTTCCTCGCCGAACAGCCCGGTCCTCGGGCGCGACAAGGTTCAGCCGCACCTGTGGATGCGCGTTTGCTATTGCTGCCGATCTCGCCACGCCGCCCAGTCTTCGGGCGTGTCGAGGTCCAGCCGCGCCCGTTGGCCGGGCAGGGGGACCAGTTGTACCCGGCCTGCCGCATCGCGGACCACCGCGCGGCCCCCGTCATCGCCGCGCAGGTGTTTCAGCTGATCGAATAACGCGGCGGCAAAGATGATCGGGTGCCCCGGCCTGCCGTCCTCCGTCGTCGCGCGCCAGATCAACGTATCGCTTTCAAGGTCCACTGACGCCGCGAGCTGGGCCAGATCGCCAATCTCCAACTCCGGCATATCGGCCAGCATTACCATCGCCGCGCCCGTGTCTGCGGGCAGTGCGGCAAAGGCGCGGCGCAGGCTGGCGCCCATGCCCTCAGCGGCGTCCGGCACCGGAAGGGCGGTCACGTCCAGACCGCTCAGCGCCGTGTAGCGCGGATGCGGTGCGGGCGGCAGGGCGACGGTAACCGGGCCGATGCTCTGCGCCAGCCGCGCCTGACGGCGCAGCAATGGCTGGCCCTGCACGTCTTCCATCAATTTGTCGCGTCCGCGCATCCGGGTTGAGGCACCGGCGGCGAGCAGGATCACAGGCAAAGAGGCTATTGTCATAGCGCCAGACTACCG is a window of Sulfitobacter sp. W027 DNA encoding:
- a CDS encoding Hint domain-containing protein, coding for MIRTLDFNAFSAGTIVDDEYADMGVTVSASGGSGQAMIFDSANPTGGDDDLASDTLGGLLIVSEDGDQSDPDDNAGGGSLFFDFDDGVMMKSLTFKDIEETSGEGTRMIFYDADGNVIQNQFVSPTGDGGERTVQLNVQGVSRMEVRFEGSGAIDNVTFDDGKPQGGGNDAPVAEDDVLEIDEDTSGTVDVLGNDTDADGDTLTITMASCPVGDVVINDDGTLTFTPNADFNGDTTITYTVDDGNGGTDTGTVNVTVNPVNDAPVANDDTASTTGTDAVVIPVLENDTDVDGDVLSVADASSDDGTVTINDDGTITFEANDGFTGDATITYTVSDPDGLTDEGTVTVTVSEGGSTRDGYVDGTAGADLIDTAYTGDPDGDMIDNDDALLPGAEGDDDYVRAGDGDDTILAGDGDDIVEGGAGSDEVYGGDGDDMITTGNGDIAPDLGYPESDSDSLSFDPDADPENDRDYVDGGAGNDTISTGDDRDTIYGGTGDDVINAGIDDDFVDGGDGDDRIVGGEGNDSILGGAGNDTIYAGNDPDLGLDVLDIPDDMDPSNPFTPDRNPNNGMDTVDGGSGDDVIYGADDADMLRGGSGNDYIDGQIDDDIIEGNTGNDTLLGGQGDDSISGGQGNDMLYGGTGDDTLRGNRDDDYLEGGAGNDVLDGGGENDTLMGGEGDDTLQGGQGDDLLDGGAGVDLMTGGADQDTFVNVNAGDDVDGGSAGVDYDTLDLRGSAPEGGSFDITYTSDDREDGFVDYFDADGNDAGRLNFVEIENVIPCFTPGTKIATPKGEVRVEALQVGDRVITRDNGIQTIRWVGAREMTGAEFEMAAHLKPVLIRKGALGNDLPERDMMVSPNHRVLVANEKTALYFEEREVLVAAKHLTGMEGIDVVDVSGTTYIHVMFDRHEVILSDGTWTESFQPGDMSLAGIGEEQRNEILELFPELATKDGIEGYAAARRSLKKHEASLLVK
- a CDS encoding NTP transferase domain-containing protein, translated to MTIASLPVILLAAGASTRMRGRDKLMEDVQGQPLLRRQARLAQSIGPVTVALPPAPHPRYTALSGLDVTALPVPDAAEGMGASLRRAFAALPADTGAAMVMLADMPELEIGDLAQLAASVDLESDTLIWRATTEDGRPGHPIIFAAALFDQLKHLRGDDGGRAVVRDAAGRVQLVPLPGQRARLDLDTPEDWAAWRDRQQ